One Vigna unguiculata cultivar IT97K-499-35 chromosome 7, ASM411807v1, whole genome shotgun sequence genomic region harbors:
- the LOC114192594 gene encoding RING-H2 finger protein ATL8-like: protein MISSGINLVMTVIGFAVSTMFIVFVCTRLICARIHLNAARRSFPIVSRSNLSMVERGSHGLERVTVAKFPTKKFSDKFFAAAENSQCTVCLSEYQGEDMLRILPFCGHSFHVTCIDLWLQQNSTCPVCRISLREFPDRKWLMQPLFSSALQPGIESFDTQHYQCMMDDNGLSSRTPDNHGVNPVEEDHFPSEVGGAVSLDNIICLSEGDFVKDEGKKHVESPSNFQN from the exons atGATTTCTTCTGGGATTAACCTGGTGATGACTGTGATTGGGTTTGCGGTGAGCACCATGTTCATTGTTTTCGTCTGCACCAGGCTCATATGTGCTCGAATTCACTTGAATGCTGCAAGGAGATCCTTTCCTATTGTCTCCAGATCCAATCTCAGCATG GTGGAGCGGGGTTCCCATGGTCTCGAACGCGTGACTGTAGCCAAATTTCCAACAAAGAAGTTCAGTGACAAGTTTTTTGCTGCAGCAGAAAATTCTCA ATGCACAGTGTGCCTCTCAGAATACCAAGGTGAGGATATGCTGCGTATTCTCCCTTTTTGTGGACACTCCTTCCATGTGACCTGCATAGATCTATGGCTGCAGCAGAATTCCACATGTCCTGTTTGTCGAATATCGTTGCGCGAATTTCCAGATAGAAAGTGGTTAATGCAACCCTTGTTCAGCTCTGCTTTGCAACCTGGAATAGAATCCTTTGACACGCAACATTATCAGTGTATGATGGATGATAATGGATTATCATCAAGAACCCCTGACAACCATGGGGTGAATCCTGTAGAAGAAGATCATTTTCCATCTGAGGTTGGTGGAGCAGTTTCATTAGACAACATCATATGTTTAAGTGAGGGTGACTTCGTTAAAGATGAAGGGAAGAAGCATGTAGAGAGTCCATCAAACTTCCAGAATTGA
- the LOC114189622 gene encoding trihelix transcription factor PTL-like translates to MGDPYGLPEDLRRFIPPRTHMNPSNTHLLEPLCLHHGLSAVAAAATTIPPNTYDPNMVGDVFFPRAFTHFAHHHDYSSSSGVNPTNAATGAVSDHAFCSMESAEKGWFGFDSGNNRWPRQETLSLLEIRSRLDCKFRENNQKAPLWNEISRIMAEEFGYQRSGKKCKEKFENLYKYYKKTKEGKASRQDGKHYRFFRQLEAICGDQANTNHASTSDKPHRGGGNSNNTNNIQTPTFTINQDNNGDSSNNPKCSESLSISNSSEFETSSSENNEEDLSAIAFMMRQSREKQKALSDERHGDERRLRKSWRAKVEEIVDSHMRKIIETQDAWMERMLSVVEQREQEMSSKEEERKRKESMWFDQQVHELWAKEKAWVEARDSALIEVVRKHVGIELEALPLDEAMVEEAGNKNKGQGKIEFPSEGVDQRGSSRWTEMEISNLIQLRSGFEQRFRENGYLENGLWDEISGKLGCLGFERSGSECKQIWDEISISLRRTVDECDGGKRRPWYLGLKVTDDDDL, encoded by the exons ATGGGTGACCCATATGGGTTGCCGGAGGATCTCCGGCGGTTTATACCACCCAGAACCCATATGAACCCTTCAAACACGCACCTACTTGAGCCACTGTGTCTTCACCATGGTCTCAGTGCGGTTGCTGCTGCTGCTACTACAATTCCACCGAACACCTATGACCCCAACATGGTTGGGGACGTTTTCTTCCCTCGTGCCTTCACTCACTTTGCTCATCATCATGACTATTCCTCTTCTTCTGGTGTCAACCCTACTAATGCTGCCACCGGTGCTGTCTCGGATCATGCATTCTGCAGCATGGAGAGTGCAGAGAAAGGGTGGTTTGGGTTTGATTCCGGGAACAACAGGTGGCCGAGACAGGAGACCCTTTCGCTTCTAGAGATCAGATCTCGTCTTGATTGCAAGTTCAGAGAGAATAATCAGAAAGCACCCTTGTGGAATGAGATTTCTAG GATAATGGCTGAGGAATTTGGGTACCAAAGAAGTGGGAAGAAATGCAAAGAGAAGTTTGAGAATTTGTACAAATATTACAAGAAGACGAAGGAAGGTAAAGCCAGTAGACAAGATGGGAAGCACTACAGGTTCTTCAGGCAGCTCGAAGCAATATGCGGAGACCAAGCAAACACAAACCATGCCTCAACTTCAGATAAACCCCATCGTGGTGGTGGAAACAGTAACAACACTAACAACATTCAAACACCAACCTTCACAATCAACCAAGACAACAACGGCGATTCTAGTAACAACCCCAAGTGCTCAGAGAGCCTGAGCATCTCAAACTCGTCCGAATTCGAGACATCCTCGTCCGAAAACAACGAGGAGGATCTTTCCGCCATTGCATTCATGATGAGGCAGTCGAGGGAGAAGCAGAAAGCGTTGTCGGATGAAAGACACGGCGATGAGAGGAGGTTGAGAAAAAGCTGGAGAGCGAAAGTGGAGGAGATTGTGGATTCCCACATGAGGAAAATCATAGAGACCCAAGATGCTTGGATGGAGAGAATGCTGAGCGTTGTTGAACAAAGAGAGCAAGAGATGTCATCGAAGGAGGAAGAGAGGAAGAGGAAAGAGTCGATGTGGTTTGACCAACAGGTGCATGAGCTGTGGGCTAAAGAGAAAGCGTGGGTTGAAGCTAGAGATTCTGCATTGATAGAGGTTGTGAGGAAACACGTGGGGATCGAACTTGAAGCATTGCCTCTGGATGAAGCCATGGTTGAAGAAGCAGGAAACAAGAACAAGGGCCAGGGAAAGATTGAATTTCCGTCGGAGGGTGTGGATCAAAGAGGTAGCAGTAGGTGGACAGAGATGGAGATTTCGAATTTGATACAATTAAGGAGTGGTTTTGAGCAACGATTCAGAGAAAATGGGTACTTGGAGAATGGGCTTTGGGATGAAATATCAGGAAAACTGGGTTGTTTGGGGTTTGAAAGGAGTGGAAGTGAGTGCAAGCAAATATGGGATGAGATCAGCATCTCTCTGAGAAGAACAGTGgatgagtgtgatggtgggaaAAGAAGGCCTTGGTATTTGGGACTTAAGGTGACGGATGATGATGATCTTTGA
- the LOC114189475 gene encoding cytochrome P450 77A3, with the protein MVTLSFYDRLTFTALALFVSGLILFLIRRTKSKKLNLPPGPPGWPIVGNLFQVARSGKPFFEYVNDVRLKYGSIFTLKMGKRTMIILTEAKLVHEAMIQKGATYATRPPENPTRTIFSENKFTVNAALYGPVWKALRRNMVQNMLSSTRLKEFRTVRDNAMDKLIKRLKDEAENNSGVVWVLKDARFAVFCILVAMCFGLEMDEKTVERIDQVMKNVLITLDPRIDDYLPILSPFFSKQRKRALEVRREQIEFLAPIIEQRRRAIQNPGSDNTATTFSYLDTLFDLKIDGKKSAPSDAELVTLCSEFLNGGTDTTATAVEWGIAQLIANPEVQTKLYEEIKRTVGEKKVDEKDVEKMPYLHAVVKELLRKHPPTHFVLTHAVTEPTTLGGYDIPVDANVEVFTPAIAEDPKFWSNPEKFDPERFISGGEEADITGVTGVKMIPFGVGRRICPGLGMATVHIHLMMARMVQEFEWGAYPPEKKLDFSGKWEFTVVMKESLRATIKPREKLQL; encoded by the coding sequence atgGTGACACTTTCTTTCTATGATCGCCTTACCTTCACTGCCTTGGCCCTCTTCGTATCAGGCCTCATTTTGTTCCTCATTCGCAGAACCAAATCCAAGAAGTTGAACCTTCCGCCAGGACCCCCCGGATGGCCTATTGTGGGGAACCTTTTCCAAGTTGCTCGTTCTGGGAAGCCTTTCTTTGAGTATGTGAACGATGTGAGGCTCAAATATGGCTCAATCTTCACCCTCAAGATGGGGAAGAGGACCATGATCATCCTCACCGAAGCAAAGCTCGTCCACGAGGCCATGATTCAAAAGGGGGCAACATATGCCACAAGGCCTCCTGAGAACCCCACCAGAACCATCTTCAGTGAGAACAAGTTCACCGTTAATGCGGCTCTGTATGGCCCCGTTTGGAAGGCTCTCAGGAGGAACATGGTGCAGAACATGCTGAGCTCCACCAGGCTCAAGGAGTTTCGCACTGTGAGGGACAACGCAATGGACAAGCTCATCAAAAGGCTCAAGGATGAAGCGGAGAACAACAGCGGGGTCGTTTGGGTGCTCAAAGATGCCAGGTTTGCTGTGTTTTGCATACTTGTGGCTATGTGTTTTGGTCTAGAGATGGATGAGAAAACAGTGGAGAGAATAGACCAGGTTATGAAGAATGTTTTAATCACCTTGGATCCCAGAATTGATGACTATCTTCCCATCCTAAGCCCCTTTTTCTCAAAGCAAAGAAAGAGAGCATTGGAGGTGCGTAGAGAACAGATTGAGTTTCTAGCCCCTATTATTGAGCAGAGAAGAAGGGCAATCCAAAACCCAGGGTCAGATAACACTGCCACAACATTTTCCTACCTGGACACACTCTTTGATCTGAAAATTGATGGGAAGAAATCAGCACCCTCGGATGCTGAATTGGTGACACTGTGCTCAGAGTTTCTTAATGGAGGCACGGACACAACAGCCACAGCGGTTGAATGGGGTATAGCACAGCTCATAGCGAACCCTGAGGTTCAGACAAAGCTGTATGAAGAAATTAAGAGGACGGTGGGGGAAAAGAAGGTGGATGAAAAGGACGTTGAGAAAATGCCTTACCTACATGCTGTGGTGAAGGAACTCCTAAGGAAGCACCCTCCAACACACTTTGTACTCACACATGCTGTCACAGAGCCTACCACTCTGGGAGGGTATGACATACCCGTTGATGCAAATGTTGAGGTGTTCACTCCAGCCATTGCTGAGGACCCCAAATTTTGGTCCAACCCTGAGAAATTTGACCCTGAGAGGTTCATCTCTGGGGGAGAGGAAGCAGACATAACTGGGGTCACAGGGGTGAAGATGATACCATTTGGGGTTGGGAGAAGAATATGCCCTGGCTTGGGAATGGCCACAGTGCATATTCACCTCATGATGGCTAGGATGGTGCAGGAGTTTGAATGGGGTGCTTACCCTCCAGAGAAGAAGTTGGATTTCAGTGGCAAGTGGGAGTTCACTGTGGTCATGAAAGAATCTCTAAGAGCAACCATCAAACCAAGAGAAAAACTGCAGTTGTAA